The region CCGCCTCCTACAATTTCCGCAATAATGTTAGCGCCTCTTTGCTTTGCACTTTCCAGCTCTTCCAGAATTACAGCACCTGCACCTTCACCTATTACAAAACCATCCCGGTTTACATCAAATGGTCTTGATGCTGCCTGAGGATTTTCATTGTTTGTAGAGAGCGCTTTAGATGAATTAAATCCTCCTACAGAACTTTCTGTAATGGCAGCTTCAGATCCTCCGGTGATAATCATATCAGCTTTGTTCCATTTGATATAGTTATAAGCGTCAATAATAGCCGTATTAGAAGTTGCACAAGCAGACACAGTTGTGAAGTTTACGCCACGTAATCCATACTTTATAGAGATAACACCCGAGGCAATATCTACAATCATCTTTGGTATAAAGAACGGACTAAATCTTGGAGTTCCGTCTCCTGATATATATTCTGTCATTTGTTGTTGAAACGTTTCGATGCCTCCGTTTCCTGATCCCCATATTACACCGATACGGTTTCTGTTCATCTTCTCAAAATCGATGTTTCCATTTTTTACTGCTTCCTCTACTGCTACTAATGCATACTGAGTATACAGATCATATTTGCGAGCTTCGGCCTTTTCAATGAAATCCAGAGGATTAAAATTCTTAAGCTCACAGCCGAATTTAGTTTTAAATTTTGAAGTATTGAATCTGGTAATAGGGGCAGCACCGCTTTTACCTTCTGTTAATGAAACCCAAAAGTCATCTATATTATTTCCTATCGGAGTTACTGCACCGATACCTGTTACAACTACTCGTCTCATAGTTATGATATTAAATCGTTTATAATCGTATTTTTTATTTCCAGAAAATTTTGGTGGTAGGTTATTCTTGAAAGATGTTCGGCTCCCAGAATATTGGTAATAATCATCAGTGCTTTTGTATGATGATCCATATTATAATTGAAAAAACCTTCCTTTTTACCGTCTTTTAAAGTGTCTGTAAGCCAGTTAAGTGTATTATCTGTTAAGATTTTCAGCTCAGCTTGAACTTCTGGCTCGAATGAATAATAATCATTGGATAATGCTCCCAGAATACTAATACGCCCTTCGGATTTTGCAACTGCATAAACGGACAAAAATTGTATTAGTTTTTGAAGCGGATTTTCATTCGCTATTCTGCGTTTAAACTTTTCTAAAAGCATATGGTGCTTCTGAATTATGGCGATAACCAATGTTGTTTTTGTTGTGAAGTGATAATGTATCGAGGCATTTTTAATACCCAATTCCTTTGATATATCACCAAAACTAAAGGCATTATAGCCTTTTTTTCGGATCAGGTTATCACCTAACAAAATTATTTTTTCACGCGTATTCATAATGCAAATATACTTACCTACTAGTAAGTAGGCAAATTTTTAATGAAATATTTAAAGTTTAATGACTTGTATTTCGGGAAGTTATTACCAACAACGGGAAAAAAATGAATATAAAAAGGGCACTAAATCCATATTTAGTACCCCTCTTAATAATATTTAAGAAA is a window of Elizabethkingia anophelis R26 DNA encoding:
- a CDS encoding TetR/AcrR family transcriptional regulator translates to MNTREKIILLGDNLIRKKGYNAFSFGDISKELGIKNASIHYHFTTKTTLVIAIIQKHHMLLEKFKRRIANENPLQKLIQFLSVYAVAKSEGRISILGALSNDYYSFEPEVQAELKILTDNTLNWLTDTLKDGKKEGFFNYNMDHHTKALMIITNILGAEHLSRITYHQNFLEIKNTIINDLIS
- the fabF gene encoding beta-ketoacyl-ACP synthase II, whose product is MRRVVVTGIGAVTPIGNNIDDFWVSLTEGKSGAAPITRFNTSKFKTKFGCELKNFNPLDFIEKAEARKYDLYTQYALVAVEEAVKNGNIDFEKMNRNRIGVIWGSGNGGIETFQQQMTEYISGDGTPRFSPFFIPKMIVDIASGVISIKYGLRGVNFTTVSACATSNTAIIDAYNYIKWNKADMIITGGSEAAITESSVGGFNSSKALSTNNENPQAASRPFDVNRDGFVIGEGAGAVILEELESAKQRGANIIAEIVGGGMAADAYHLTGTHPDGEGAYLGMLAALEDAGIQTHDIDYLNVHATSTPQGDISELKAAERVFGRENKLNISATKSMTGHLLGAAGAVEAITCIKAVSENIIPPTINTLEPEPEYKDIFDFTLGKKKSKEVNYAMNNTFGFGGHIATSIFKKYTE